In the Pseudomonas orientalis genome, one interval contains:
- a CDS encoding class I adenylate-forming enzyme family protein — MNIANWLYDTQRRDPQRPALFDGSRQVADYATFTVRVRQRAAQLVAQHDLQPGDAVAVLMKNSCDYLELLYAIWWIGAVAVPINAKLHPTEAAWIADNAQARLIFTDGGRVFSSRDLPLCCTEIDGHALPPDRGGPTLEQPVPRQDHDLAWLFYTSGTTGRSKGVMLSHGNLIAMSLCYTTDVDPVSADDAALYAAPMSHGAGLYNFIHVRCGARHVVPTSSAFDAAELFGLAEKLDNASLFAAPTMVKRMVEQARRQGYGGEGIKTIVYGGGPMYLADLRDAVDTFGARLVQIYGQGESPMTISVLPRGLIADRQRPDWATLAASVGYAQACVEIRILDTGHQPLPTGTRGEIAVRGATVMQGYWRNPEATRQALVDGWLLTGDIGFLDPAGYLTLTDRSKDVIISGGSNVYPREVEEVLAQHPEVFEVCVVGEPDPQWGESVVAFVVTRSGRPLDEGELSAWFMTRMASFKKPKKYVWRSELPKNSYGKILKTDLRQWLKAASIAAL, encoded by the coding sequence ATGAACATCGCCAACTGGTTGTACGATACCCAACGTCGCGACCCGCAACGCCCCGCATTGTTCGACGGCTCCCGGCAAGTGGCCGACTACGCCACCTTCACCGTCCGTGTGCGCCAGCGCGCCGCGCAGTTGGTGGCGCAGCACGACCTGCAGCCGGGGGATGCGGTGGCAGTGCTGATGAAAAACAGCTGCGACTACCTGGAGTTGCTCTACGCCATCTGGTGGATAGGGGCGGTGGCGGTGCCGATCAACGCCAAGCTGCATCCGACCGAGGCGGCGTGGATCGCCGATAACGCCCAGGCCCGGCTGATCTTTACCGATGGCGGCCGGGTGTTTTCGTCGCGCGATCTGCCCCTGTGCTGCACAGAGATCGATGGCCACGCGCTGCCGCCTGACCGTGGCGGGCCGACACTGGAGCAACCGGTGCCGCGCCAGGATCACGACCTCGCCTGGCTGTTCTACACCTCCGGCACCACCGGGCGTTCCAAGGGCGTGATGCTGTCCCATGGCAATCTGATCGCCATGTCGTTGTGCTACACCACCGATGTCGACCCGGTGAGCGCCGACGATGCGGCGCTGTATGCCGCGCCGATGTCCCATGGTGCCGGGCTCTATAACTTCATTCACGTACGCTGCGGCGCGCGTCATGTGGTGCCGACGTCGAGCGCGTTTGACGCCGCCGAGCTGTTTGGCCTGGCGGAAAAACTGGACAATGCTTCACTGTTTGCCGCGCCGACCATGGTCAAGCGCATGGTCGAGCAGGCGCGGCGCCAGGGCTACGGCGGCGAAGGTATCAAGACCATTGTCTACGGCGGTGGCCCGATGTACCTGGCCGACTTGCGCGACGCCGTCGACACCTTCGGCGCCCGCCTGGTGCAGATCTACGGCCAGGGCGAGAGCCCGATGACCATCAGTGTGCTGCCCCGTGGGCTGATTGCCGACCGCCAACGCCCCGACTGGGCGACTCTGGCCGCCTCCGTTGGTTATGCGCAAGCCTGCGTGGAAATCCGCATTCTCGATACCGGGCACCAACCGCTCCCCACGGGAACGCGCGGCGAAATTGCCGTCCGTGGCGCCACGGTGATGCAGGGTTACTGGCGCAACCCCGAGGCCACGCGCCAGGCCTTGGTCGACGGCTGGTTGCTGACCGGTGATATCGGCTTTCTCGACCCCGCCGGCTACCTGACCCTCACGGATCGCTCCAAGGACGTGATCATCAGCGGCGGCAGCAACGTGTACCCGCGCGAAGTCGAGGAAGTGCTGGCCCAGCATCCCGAGGTGTTTGAAGTGTGCGTGGTGGGCGAGCCGGACCCGCAATGGGGCGAGTCGGTGGTGGCGTTCGTGGTGACGCGCAGCGGCCGGCCCCTCGACGAAGGCGAACTCAGTGCATGGTTCATGACGCGCATGGCGTCATTCAAAAAACCGAAGAAGTACGTGTGGCGCAGCGAATTGCCCAAGAACAGCTACGGCAAAATCCTCAAGACCGACTTGCGGCAATGGCTCAAAGCGGCGAGTATCGCCGCGCTTTAG
- a CDS encoding MFS transporter, translating to MGNHAQDTVRKRRRAFLGATSGHLIEWYDYGVYGFLAVYIGQAFFVSDDPTTSLLASFAAFALSFFIRPLGGLFFGPLADKIGRRKTLIMALVMMTGSTVMLGLLPTYATLGIAAPILLILVRCVQGFSAGGEIGTVTSFISEYAGPGRRGFATCWLMVTAVLGLLLGGAVANGMTWVLGADMMQELAWRVPFLIAAPLGFISMYIRLKLEDSPEFLALQRAGQTSRAPLREVWQWKRAIALVFFIITLHSSIFYLVLTFASTYMAKILKFDSGTTLLYVFVASFSAAFVMPFGGAFTDRYGRKPFLMVVGTLATLAMFWLFKMAPTATPTTFFAPLMAVAILFGLYASSTYALMSELLPTRIRSTGIAVAYNVPVAVFGGSAPLISTWLIKVTGDITSPWYFYVATGVVSLIALVLLRKEDFVATTRPVAAPAGAALA from the coding sequence ATGGGCAATCACGCGCAAGATACTGTCCGCAAACGCCGCCGCGCGTTTCTCGGTGCCACCTCCGGCCACTTGATCGAGTGGTACGACTATGGCGTCTACGGCTTTCTTGCCGTCTATATCGGCCAGGCGTTCTTCGTCTCCGACGACCCTACCACCAGCCTGCTGGCCAGTTTTGCCGCGTTCGCCCTGAGCTTCTTCATCCGGCCCCTGGGCGGGCTGTTCTTCGGCCCGCTGGCGGACAAGATCGGCCGGCGTAAAACCCTGATCATGGCGCTGGTGATGATGACCGGCTCCACGGTGATGCTCGGCTTGCTGCCGACGTACGCGACCCTGGGCATCGCCGCCCCGATCCTGTTGATCCTGGTGCGCTGCGTGCAGGGTTTCTCGGCGGGCGGTGAAATCGGTACGGTCACCAGCTTTATTTCCGAATACGCCGGCCCCGGCCGACGCGGCTTTGCCACCTGCTGGTTGATGGTCACCGCCGTGCTTGGCCTGCTGCTGGGCGGCGCCGTGGCCAACGGCATGACCTGGGTGCTGGGCGCCGACATGATGCAGGAGTTGGCCTGGCGCGTGCCGTTCCTGATCGCCGCGCCCCTGGGCTTCATTTCCATGTACATCCGCCTCAAGCTCGAAGACAGTCCCGAGTTCCTGGCCCTGCAACGCGCCGGGCAAACCTCGCGCGCGCCCCTGCGCGAAGTCTGGCAGTGGAAGCGCGCGATTGCCCTGGTGTTCTTCATCATCACCTTGCACAGCTCGATCTTTTACCTGGTGCTGACTTTCGCTTCGACCTACATGGCCAAGATCCTCAAGTTCGACAGCGGTACCACCTTGCTCTACGTGTTCGTCGCCAGCTTCTCGGCCGCCTTCGTCATGCCGTTCGGCGGTGCCTTTACCGATAGGTACGGGCGCAAGCCGTTCCTGATGGTGGTCGGCACGCTGGCGACCCTGGCGATGTTCTGGCTGTTCAAGATGGCACCGACCGCCACCCCGACGACGTTCTTCGCGCCCCTGATGGCGGTGGCGATTCTGTTCGGCCTGTACGCTTCGTCCACTTATGCGCTGATGAGCGAGCTGCTGCCCACACGCATCCGCTCCACCGGGATCGCCGTGGCCTACAACGTACCGGTCGCGGTGTTCGGCGGCAGCGCGCCGCTGATCTCCACCTGGCTGATCAAGGTGACCGGGGACATCACCTCGCCCTGGTACTTCTATGTGGCGACCGGGGTGGTGTCGCTGATCGCGTTGGTGCTGCTGCGCAAGGAGGACTTCGTGGCCACCACCCGTCCCGTGGCAGCGCCTGCGGGGGCGGCGTTGGCCTGA
- a CDS encoding histidine phosphatase family protein, with the protein MQATRLTLICHAATTAQKQARFADDESLLMDWQGAESSLAGRYPKAARLVCGPEARTRQTASLFGAQPSIEPALRDLDLGRWKGQALCDLDSDEMNAWLTDSAAAPHGGETVGQLFTRVGDWIKSQESQPGHVLAVTHPFVIRAALLYVMQCPASMFYRIDVEPLSHTELRFNAVWRLRLETHA; encoded by the coding sequence GTGCAGGCTACCCGATTGACCCTGATCTGCCATGCGGCCACGACGGCGCAGAAGCAGGCACGCTTTGCCGATGACGAGTCGCTGCTCATGGACTGGCAAGGCGCGGAGTCATCCTTGGCCGGTCGTTATCCCAAGGCTGCGCGCCTGGTGTGCGGGCCGGAGGCGCGAACCCGGCAGACGGCGAGCTTGTTCGGTGCGCAGCCCAGCATCGAACCGGCGTTGCGCGACCTGGACCTGGGGCGCTGGAAAGGCCAGGCTCTGTGCGATCTCGACAGTGATGAGATGAACGCCTGGCTCACCGACAGCGCTGCCGCACCCCATGGCGGCGAGACGGTGGGGCAGTTGTTCACGCGGGTCGGGGACTGGATCAAGTCCCAGGAAAGTCAGCCCGGCCATGTGCTTGCGGTGACCCACCCCTTCGTTATTCGCGCCGCGCTGCTGTACGTCATGCAGTGCCCGGCCTCGATGTTCTACCGGATCGACGTTGAACCTCTGTCCCACACCGAGCTGCGCTTCAACGCGGTCTGGCGCCTGCGTCTGGAAACTCACGCCTGA
- the cobF gene encoding precorrin-6A synthase (deacetylating) yields MKRILIIGIGAGNPDYITMQAVKALNRTDVFFLMDKGQSKDKLIDLRREICETYITEPGYRFVEAECPERVRGDIDYTTAVRDLNRDKQQTFERMINEEMADGEVGAFLAWGDPALYDSTIRILQAILAEGRCEFEFEVIPGITSVQALAARHKVPLNRIGKSIEITTGRRLAAGQASDADTLVVMLDAEDSYRSVTDQDLDIYWGAYLGTPDEILISGKVAHVAEEIERVRKAARLENGWIMDTYLLRKP; encoded by the coding sequence ATGAAACGCATCCTGATTATCGGCATCGGCGCCGGCAACCCCGACTACATCACGATGCAGGCCGTGAAGGCGCTGAACCGCACCGACGTGTTCTTCCTGATGGACAAGGGCCAGAGCAAGGACAAGCTGATCGACCTGCGGCGTGAAATCTGCGAGACCTACATCACCGAGCCCGGCTATCGTTTCGTCGAGGCTGAATGCCCCGAGCGCGTGCGCGGTGACATCGATTACACCACCGCCGTGCGGGACCTTAACCGCGACAAGCAGCAGACCTTCGAACGCATGATCAACGAGGAAATGGCCGACGGCGAAGTGGGTGCTTTTCTGGCCTGGGGTGACCCGGCATTGTACGACAGCACCATTCGCATCCTGCAGGCGATCCTGGCCGAGGGCCGCTGTGAGTTCGAGTTCGAGGTGATCCCCGGCATCACCAGCGTGCAGGCGCTGGCGGCCCGGCATAAAGTGCCGTTGAACCGGATCGGCAAGTCCATTGAAATTACCACCGGGCGGCGCCTGGCGGCGGGGCAGGCGAGTGATGCCGACACGCTGGTGGTGATGCTCGATGCCGAAGATTCCTACCGTAGCGTGACGGATCAGGACCTGGATATCTATTGGGGCGCCTACCTGGGCACGCCGGACGAAATCCTGATCAGCGGTAAAGTGGCGCATGTGGCAGAAGAAATCGAACGGGTACGCAAGGCGGCGCGCCTGGAGAACGGCTGGATCATGGACACCTATTTGTTGCGCAAACCCTGA
- a CDS encoding alpha/beta hydrolase, producing MLKQLALALALVAGAAHADNGLHTDLPLSYLEQTQGDARNQPLVIFLHGFGSNEEDLFGIKDALPSTWTYLSVRAPLPVEPRGYRWFTKTDEPEYNGKTDELSSSARLIKDFVVKATAKYHTQSDRVFLVGFSQGAIMSYEVGLRRPELLRGIAALSGSVLPVLKAELKPNDALGKLAIFIGHGTLDQALPYALGTRANEVLAGIGLKPEFHGYAGMNHTISEAEVQDLKAWLEKSLR from the coding sequence ATGCTCAAACAGCTTGCCCTCGCGTTGGCCCTGGTGGCCGGCGCCGCTCATGCCGATAACGGCTTGCACACCGACTTGCCGTTGTCCTACCTGGAACAGACCCAGGGCGATGCGCGCAACCAGCCGTTGGTGATTTTCCTGCATGGTTTTGGTAGCAACGAGGAAGATTTGTTTGGCATCAAGGACGCCTTGCCGTCCACCTGGACCTACCTGTCGGTGCGTGCGCCGCTGCCGGTGGAGCCGCGCGGTTATCGTTGGTTTACCAAGACCGATGAGCCTGAGTACAACGGCAAGACCGATGAACTATCCAGCAGCGCCCGGCTGATCAAGGACTTTGTGGTCAAGGCTACCGCCAAATACCACACCCAAAGTGATCGGGTGTTTCTGGTGGGGTTCAGCCAGGGCGCGATCATGTCCTATGAGGTGGGCTTGCGCAGGCCCGAGCTGCTGCGTGGCATAGCGGCTCTCAGCGGCAGTGTGTTGCCGGTGCTCAAGGCTGAGCTCAAGCCGAATGACGCGTTGGGCAAGCTGGCGATCTTTATCGGCCATGGCACGTTGGACCAGGCGCTGCCTTATGCCTTGGGAACGCGGGCGAATGAGGTGCTGGCGGGAATTGGGTTGAAGCCGGAATTTCATGGGTATGCGGGAATGAATCATACGATCAGCGAAGCGGAAGTGCAGGACCTGAAGGCTTGGCTGGAGAAGAGCCTGCGATAA